GACGACaatgatgacgacgacgacgatgatgatgatgacgacgacgatgatgacgatgatgacgacgatgacgacgatgatgatgatgacgacgatgacgatgatgacgacgatgacgacgatgacgatgatgacgacgatgacgacgatgatgatgatgacgatgatgatgacagcCATGAAGGTAAGTTCAATTATTTCACCTGAATGTTTTGcatcaaccccctccccccaccatccccttctaTCGTCACTAAGATGAACGGGTGTCCTCAaaccccctcatctctccctgacTGAGCTATTTcagaagagagaggggcggagctaaGCCACACCTTGATCATTACCCTCTTGATATTTCTTGCAGCCTTGCAGAAACGCCTTGTCAGTCCTTAGCTCTGTCAGTCGTTTGCCTTAGTCTTCAATGAGAGTGAAGTAGTATGTAGaagtccctcctccaccccattcCAGCTTTTCGTCATCTTTgctgtctctgactctctctgtgttctcttcCCTGCTTAAATAGAGTTATGAGCACTCTGGGAAAATTGAACTGGCCCGTCTGAAGTCCAGCTGTCTGAAGTCCTTCGTACAGTACACTAGATATGAACTTGGGGACTGCAGCAGCATTGTAATGAGAGAAAGAACAAAATGTCAATTTCATGCAAAGAGCCTGACTTGGAATCAGTCATCGGGTCAATAGCTAAGATCTTTTGATTTGTGTCTTGTTTGAAAGAATGGTTCCTTCACTCCGTCTTTCCTTTCTCATTTGTTTTGGATCGGATTGACCTGCATTTGTGTCTCCATGTGAAactacagagaaagaaagagagacagtgatgTAGAGAGTGGAACttgatagagacagacagacagaacgagACAAAAGCTTTGAGGGGAGGCAAGGAGGGCCAAATAATACAATGACTTGGGAATCTAGAGTACCAATAGagagtttctctctttctccacatctcctaatctctctctttctctgtagatTGTTTATGTCACAGTTTGTTGAAAACTTCCAATGAACAGAATGTATTTGCAAGCCTGGTTTGTGTATTTATCAAAGCTTTGAATGAATATTAATCATTTATCAATGTATCCATGTTTATTCTGTAACATTATTAATTTCCTATGAAATTATTTGGACTTTTTGACCCCCCAATCCTTTGCCCCAAACATCACCACCATGCAAAAAAATATTGCATTACATTTATTACATTACATGTAAAATATGTTACAATTTATTACATATTTTCTTAAAATAGTCCAGAGAAATCGGAAAGTCCTGATTTACTTTTCAGTCTTTATTTTGACACAATCAATTCATACATTAACTGTAAACAAGACATTAAACATGGATTTAACTATATGCTTTACCTGGTGTTTTATATATGAATAATTAATTTGGGAGAAAAAGAGTAtttggaaaaagagagaaacatcTCTGTCCTAGTagcgaaagaaagagagcaaaaggGACCTTAAACATTAAACTAGCTCAATGTTAGTCCAGACAATGCATGGAAAATTTGAACGTTGTGGTCTGTTATTTTTACGtagatttattttcattttttgtgtGAAAACTGTTAGAATCTCCTTTGATCATATCTCTTTAACCTTACTTTCAATCGTGGAATAAATCAATTGATCATGAGATGCATGGATGTACATATTTGGCCTGGAGTCAGAGGTTGGTGAATATTTGCATGGTGTAAATCAGGAGGTTGGTGACATGATATTGACAACCACATAGGGTCATAACGCAAACTACAACAAAAGACAAAGAACAGTAACACAGTTCAAGTGAGAGATGTGTGAATGTTTGACATTCTTGCTGAGAGTTACTATCACTTGTGTGGGGACGTGTATGTTGTGCGTCTGTGAATGTTAGTGTGTATTTTACGGTATGCTCTATCCTTTTTCTGACCTTGTATACATTCTAGTATACAGTATGAGTGCATGTCAGCTGGGGTTTATTTATCTGGTTAGTCTGAAATTTGACTAtgtttgtatgtctgtattAACATGTTTTGTATGCAAGAGATTTTTATGAAAGTTTGTTTCAGATGTTATTATATTAGATGTTGCCATTCCCTCTAAGGCAAGCCCTTCTCACATCAATAATACATGACATATATGGACAATATACAGATACAAACACAGGTGTTTTGGCTGGTTTTGACGCTGTCTTTTACAGGCGCTGATGATGGCGCTGAAGGAGATGATGACAACGATGACGacaatgatgatgatgctgatggAGATGACGATGATGCTGACGGAGATGAtgacgacgatgatgatgatgatgaagttgCTGATGATGCTGacggagatgatgatgatgatgacgacgacgacgacgatgatgatgatgatgatgatgatgaagaagtTGCTGacggagatgatgatgatgatgataaagcAGATGCTGATGCAGATGCTGATGATGATGCagatgatgacgatgacgatgatgacgacgatgacgacgatgacgacgatgatgacgatgacgacgatgacgacgatgatgacgatgacgacgatgacgatgacgaagatgatgatgatgaagatcaCCTTTATCAAAAAGGGTCATTGTGTTCATATTGTGAAGATTGTGAGGTAAGTCATGAAAAATAATttcaattattatttattatttgtattttttacacTTTGGTGCTAAAGGAAGAAGTAAAACATGAATCAAACAAATCTGTGCTAGTAGTGAAACACTTTGTCGCATTGTAAAAAAACtaagaaaatatgtttttgtatgAGAAAGCAGACATATTCTATTCTCAAATCCTTAACTCCCACATTCGTATTTGGTTGGTGCAGTCTGCTTTTTCTACAAGGGAGTTTCCCTTTTTCAACTCCTTTGTAGGTGTAggagaaagaaacaaaatgtcaaTGAAAAATGTTCTTTATGTTttatgaaatgttattttgAATGTTTAAATTAATATAGAGTTGTAATACGCTATATATACGACCTACATATTGATCAACCATTTTGTTGCGGCTTATACCGAGAACTCAATGGGATTGTTCATTTTTGACTGTGCCAATATATGTATTAGACACTGACTTGAAAAAGGGTCAAGCAAGtgtcataaaaaaagaaagtatttcaagttatttatttattgcctCTCCCTCTATGCTTAAACTAGTTCCTTATTTCTACCCAATCTATTCCTTCTCTATCCACTTTTGTTTTATCCACTTGATAACCCTGATTCCAATCCTGTCCATTCTCCTAGCACTGTGACAGCTGCGATAAGTGCCCTTGTGAAGAAGAAGATGAGTCTGAGCACTGTGATCATTGCCAGGTGAGCTGTTTGTCATTCGAGTGTGCTATAATTTCAGGCCTCCctggaaaacaaaaaaaaggtttgatTAAGGTATTTCTAAAACTTCTACCATAGTTTTATGGTTAAGTCAACACATTGATTTGATTCATGGATAGCTAGTCAACCTTAAAAACAGCATGGTAAGTAGATATCTGATCTGATAAAAAATCTGTTTTCCTTTCCAAGTCATATATTAAATCAATTGTAATTGTATACAATTGTATATAACCAGAAAGAGTATTTAAATTCCTGAATGTGGCTCATCACAATGTTCCTGCACTCGTCTTCTTTAAGATGTTCTATTACTAAACCTTAATGGATAGTCAGAACAAAATCCCTCTCAACCCTTATGACAGCAACTTTGTAAACAAATAATAATTCTGGTCTAGAAACAAAGGTTTTAGCAGATCTGTCTATTAAAaccacacagacagaacagatATGTTTATAATAGAAGACATTACCATTTTAAGGATATTTAGATATGAGGGTTGTTACCCAACAATGTCTTCAAGGTAAGTCACCTGCAACTGTGGCACTGGAAATGATGTGTCCCTTGAGAGAAATCatatataatgtataatatatattattattatatttataaaCTAACAAAAGGGCAAAATCTCACAAATTTCATGAGAAATTCATGTACATAGTGCACTATATCATGACAAACTTGTCACTTTTGTGTCTTTCTCCTCAGATTTGCAATTTCTGCTACGTCTGTCCTGTTTGCCAGACCGTTTGCCAGCCAGGTAAGCTCACTGCTGTTGGAGATGTTGAGTCTAATGAATAGGTTGCTATCATGAGACGAATGACGTGTGAAAACAGCAAGTAAGCAGGGGACACATTTATAACATTATGTCTCTCCTAGGTGGGGTTCTTGATGCATTGACTGGATCAATCTACAAGTAAGGCACCATTTTATAGTATTATAGCAGTATAACATAGTACACTGTAGTCTAAAGTTTAGTAACTTTTTGAATTCACCCTTTTCGATCCATGACTGTTGGTGGTCTTCTGACAAATATGTGAATGCTTCTTCTCTACCTCTAGGACTATTGCTGATGTCTTCGATGCTGACAACTAATCCCTGTGTCGCCACCATGTGGCCACAAATATGTTGCAACCAGGGGACTGCAATCTCTTAAAATATCTTTCATATTTTCACTATTTTAAGTAATTTTTCCTGTCTTTTTTGATCCGAAAAATCGTGCACACTCAATAATCATTGGATATACACAATGTAATGAAAATAACTTTAATTGATCTGTTTATGTATTATTGTTGTTAAATGACACGCTTGTTGTGATGTTCTTAAGGAAGTGAATTCATATTTAAAGTCACAATTGTGTAGATGGATTACAATGGAGTTGTATGTAATAAATGAGGGGGATATTTTATGTGTTGGgtgtatttttttatacataCTGTGCATTTTTTCTATACAAGAACTTCCTTCAGATCATTACTGGATCATCTGTATCCTTGTAAAGTACATCAGAATAAAATCAGAATCACGTTTATTGCCAAGTACGTTTACACATACAAGGAATTTACGATGGTAGATTGGTGCCTAACAATAAGCATTGTAAGTAGAAAGATAAAGATAAAACAAGTACTGTAATAAAATACATACATGTAAAATAGAAACAACTATAAACAATTATAGAACATTTGTACAATATGACTGTTACTTAAATCAATAAAGAGCTGTATAGTTTGTCAGGGATGTGCAAAAATTCACAGTAGGAAGTTTAAAAAGACAACGTACAAGACAATAATCTTAATGTAACACATTTGTTAGGAGTGTAGAATTCATGTTAATGTATCGTCTAAGTCATGTCAGTGGGTGACCCGGGCCTTGTTGATGATCCCAGCTGtgaatgggaagaaactgttcttgtggcatgaggttttggtcctgatgaaACATTCCGCCAGAGGGGAATGGTTGAAGCAGTTTGTGACCAGGGTGGCGTCAGCCACAATCTTTCCTACTCGCTTCAGGGCCCTGGAGGCATGCAGGTTCTCGAGGAATGGTAGGTTGAAGCCAATCACCCTCTCTGCAGAGCAAATGATACGTCGCAGTCTGCCCTCGTCCTTGGCAgaggcagcagcgtaccagatggtgatggaagaggtgaggatggactcaatgatggctgtgtagaagtgcaccatcattgtctttggcaggttgaactttttcagctgccgcaggaagtacatcctctgttgtgccttcttggtgagggagccgatgttcagttcccacttgaggtcctgggagatgatagtgcccaggaagcagaaggactccacagtgttgactggggaatCAAGCAGGGTGATGGGGCTTAGTGGGACTGGGCTTTTTCTGAAagccacaaccatctccactgttttacgtaagagcattgagctccaagttgttctggctgcaccaggtcaccagatgGTCAACCTCCCAACCTCTAGGCAGACTCATCCCCACCAGAGGTGAGCCCAATGAGAGTTCAACTTTAACACAATACGTGTGATGATGGAATCTTTCAGCGCTATACTGGAGCACATGCATACTTGGTATCTCATAATTGGATGTGATTGCCTTTGACAAGGCGCAACCTaatttctctctcatatatatttatttattgggtGTTTGCAGCAGTGAGACCAATTTGCCCAATTTTTTCGTTTTGATGCAACTGTTTCAACTATGTGAGGCTAAGGGAAATGACAAGAAAAccctgtttcattctacacttttaGTATTTCGTGTGTAAATGAGCAGTAAAACTTTCAGCTTTTTAATCTATGCCATCTTCATAAacaataagtatgcatacttatttaaaatatacagaaatataacAGACCCATTTGCAACCaatgcaagcacacctcacaatttccccagaaatggtaccctcCCTAGTTTACACTTATCTCATAATAGTATCTCATAATTACGATTTAATGTCGCATaattatgaaatgaaatgaacgaatgactggaaaagatttgttcattttactgaacgagatttaAAGAGCCGAATCATTAAAACTAtccaaacttcccatcactatcgggaagttgggtctgggattgcagctaacaggagctgttcggaccaatcaaattgtcagggcgggcttaaTATGATGATGGATAGATGATCGACtccgtaatcaaccacgtcaccaaagaccgcttgggttgaattcgttttcaacaaacaacatattacgttgctctgattggttgtaggtctatccaatttagcaAGGAGGCATTTTTTTTCGGGtgcggttgaaacacgccccatactcacagcccaacggagtgGTTTCAgaatcatattctgactagaattatgagtatgacaacgtcaggcaaATAATTTTGActtagtatctcataattatcataatcatattttttcttcttttactGACGGAAATGGACCTCCATACTGATTATATGATCCTCTTATTTATTGTCCAGTGCAATACTTTATGAGTGCATCTACTATGTTAGGGAGCCTGGTTACGTCGTTGTCAAGGAGGTTGAAGCATGGTTTGTTCTAAATGTGGCCTCCATGTCAGCTGTTTAAAACAAGCTGTTatgataataatgatgatgatgatgaagatgttgATGatcatggtggtgatgatgacctGTCAAACTGTATGGCAATGCTGATTGACTAGGTGACCATCTGAGTGCTAAATAAACACCAGACTCTCACACAGCATTGAGCTGAGGTGAAACTCAACAACTGACTACCCAGGCCAACGCCTAGAGTATATTTTTATCTCTTCCATGATCAGCCTAGGCATTTCCCTCAGACCCTGTATGCAGAAGAGGAAGTGTGTTGTGGCTGTCTGAGGATGAATCTTGTCTGCAATAATCCCACACTGATGACTCTAGAAgtgggggtggtgggagggTATGGAGGGATTGATGGCTGAAGATTGATGGGAGTGTTTTAAAAGGCAAACAGTACTTCAAACATTGAATTGTTGCGGATTATTGTGTGATAATCAAACATTGTCATGCAAGAAACTCCATATGTCTCCCTATCTGAGAGATCAAACTTATTTTTTCTTGAGTAGTGTCTGATGTCTTTCTTCTCTGAATGGCACTTGGCCAGGCTGAGTGAAACGGTTACGCATCAGAAGGAAATGTTGTGCTCTAAGATAAGTTTTAGCCCGCTGAACCAGACTGATTCCTGTACTTTGGGGGGTTTACCAGGCTAAATTTCTACCAAAGGTAAGGCTTGCAGGTTTGGTTTGATCTGGGAAGTGGAAATGTTATTTATGCTGTCAAATGATACGTTACAGGAACAGAATATTGGTTCGCTTTCCTCCACTTCATCCAATAAAAACGATCAATTCAAATATATGGAGAGATTAGACCGCATTAAATATATTAATtccaatacaaatattttttacacCAGCCCTTTGCGAATTATATTTAGAAACCCCTTAGGTAACTTAACACACATGCCAAAGTATAGTCTAGCTTTTGGTGACAAGTTATTTAAAGCAATAAACCACGAGAGGGTGTGGTAGATTGGTTGACAGTCGTGGTACTTATATTGACGATATGAAATGGGTAAACCTTTTCACAGTTCTATTAGAAATATTTTGCACACCCAACTTGGATATCAGTAAGATACAATTAGTAGATACAGTTCACTGCATCTCTACTGAAATAAGTTCTCCACTTATGTGTTGCTGCTAGTtaaatcaggagagacctggacgAGTGATGTTTATTAACAGATGATAAATGTACTACAagtgtttggagcttagaccccaTGGGGAATTATTGATCAAAGGGCGCCtgccctagcctggctctgccctcctacgtactaccgctcaatttggatttcgcttctgtactcggtctggccattCAGTACGTAAGTCCGATTTTGCAGGTTAATTtttaaccggccaatcagcgaacagggggagtggctgagaacgatgacgttgatgttgtgcgctagtctgtgttgtagttccgtaatgcgAGCATAGCCATTAAGTCTGTTGTGGCAACACTGACGAATATTTATAAACTAaggccggagcaagaacaagttttgctgagttttgttggtggccatgatgctgtggccctcctccccacgtgGTTTGGGAATAGTTTGAtattccagctacggcagctagctctgttacagtagtggtgaaggaattggttAAGGCGAacactagcgattggttatggcagatcagagtggctctaggcagatccaatagtttaaaacttcaacagagtacccaccTACAAGGAAGtaaacgcttgtcaatggagcaaggccagactctctgtacaaatgaaatgtacgagagtctgggttaggaccaggctgcGCCTGCCCATCATCCAAAGAAGAATCCCCCacggagtccagacactggtgaCGGTGGCGTCAGCCGACGACCCAGTCAGAGTAGCCGAAGAACAGAGACAATGAACCAGGTGGCGACGGGGAGGTAGAGGGTCACACACTTGATAGCACGGACAAACCAAACAAGGAAAGAATCATATTTAAAGGCAACGGATCATTGTGATAGGCTGACAGCTACGAAGAAGATTTAACCCAGATGACAGCCCGACATAGGAAAAGGGAAAGTATACCGTTCTTAGCGGGGGGACTAAGTAGTGAAACATTATCGAGTGTGCCCAAGTGcagggatcggtcttgcctgGCTGAACTTGCGCAAAGCTTCATCTTGCCAGCATTTCCTTCATAAAGAAAACCCTTTAAAACAATCTGATTCAAACAGCTGTGGCATAATTTCTCTCCACCACTGCGCTCCTTGATCTTCTGATGTAGCCATCTTAGATTATGAACAATTTGGGTCGCTATGAAGCGTCTTTCATAAATAAAATAGGCTATTTAGAGCAAAATGTTGGTTGGGTCTTTAATTTTTTAAGTCCCAACTTCCTTATTGGCTGTAAACTATATCCTGCCTAAATGAAAGTGAAAGTTAATTTATAAACTGTTCGCGTTTACGCAATTTCTACCAGGAATCAATACATAGGCCTAGTTGCTGTATTTTGAGGAATTCTACACAACAAATTAAGCAGTGAGTATGATAGTCTATTCTTGACGAATAGCGAACCACGTATGGTTGAAGTGCGTTACTAATCAACGACAACATAGGATATTTATCTCACAAAACCCAAAGTTCAACAGCACAAAGATGCATGAAATATTATGGGAAGCAGGCCTAGCAATATTTTTAATGGCGCAGCAATTTGTAGGCCTAGCTTGTAATTTCgtgcaaaacaaaaaaagcaaaGCTATTGATTTGTCAGTTCTAAAGCTAAATAATACACTTTTGCTGACCTTGGGGAGAATGGGAAGTGGATGATCATTTtttacagattttttttacgtcaaacaatttaaacaaaataaatggtCTTGAGTGTGGTAACTTGGCTGGATCTTGATTTTTGCGTCTCTCTTtgtcaaggccgtaatcataatgtatattgggggggacacatcccccccaatattaaaatctggtcaaaatgtcccccccaatatagtgagataaaaatataaataaaatataaatgtgctacgctacgacggGAAACCATGCACGTTGTCCGAAATgaacataaaaaatgtaattaatttgGTAAAAATTGCTATTTTATAACTATTTTATAACTACTACGTATTACTGATACCGGCGCTATGTACGGGAGCCGGGAGATGTAAACTCGCACCGGTTGCAGGATGAGATGAGTGCGCAAaaagcgagggggagagagcgcgaagagagaggggaaaaggaaaGCATGAAGAGCTAGGCGGTACTTTCACAAACCCCTGCCCGAGTTAGCCCATTAACCCATTGAGGACACCTAGCATTTGCCTGGATATAAGTATCGTACATGACCTGTCTCTGATGGTGAGTGTCGGAGACATTCCCACAAATTTGTATTTTGTGGAAACTTTCCTAGTGAACCAATAATTATCATGTATGAGCCAATATTGATCTGTGCCAGCTAGCTAAATGTAGAAACATGTTGTCTTGTAATATCCCTTCATTTGACTGGACTGattgtttaaaaaaacatgtacaaatgtattttattttacaacGATTTGGTTTTAACTTCTCCCAGACAACTGGACAAACCTTAATGGgcggagctagttcaggcatggaactcgggcagcgcgcgccatatcacccatcgccgtgttctcagcccataggctcagcttgataggcggcgctataaagtcgcacacatgcacgcacacccgTCCTCGATTACccttgtgttctgcgctgctgccacccaccaccatccccttctcccccatgtggTTTATCTGTTCTCCCCGtgggggatttaacttgttgctccctgcctcatgtcatgcatgctgcagtgaaggcagggagcgcttccccatgtacatccattccgccaattttaaaccatttgtcatgtgtatgaataaatggtgaaatcaatcacgtgagtgtcttgactgaaatgccGACTACTGCTTAGGATGAATAGCATTATTGTTGTTTGTTGGATTGAAGCGCAAGcaggtttttttttacagtaagcTTTCATTCACAGTAACACTGAGTGTCACCATGAGCAAGAGGAAGGGTTGCAGTGACATTCGTCACTTTTTTGGGCAGACACAGAAAAGAGGGAAAGTAAGTTGAGGGCAGTTAGAAAATTAATGGCAGTCAGATGATAGAAGTAGCAGAAGAGATAAGTTAGCTTCCTCATATAATAGTAATTGACATTCAGATCATAAATGGTTACCAATCTATTCCTGAACATCATGGGAGAAACAACACGTTCACTGATCATATTTATTTCACGTTCAGAgcaaagaaagagatggagagaaagagcatGAGGACATTGACAGGGCAGGGAGAGCAGGTGAAATGGAGGTGAGTGATTTTAAAAAGAGCAAATATTGTGACTGATCGGATATCGCAGCGTTAGTGTTTCTCTGACAACATCATAATTAATATTGGCACAATTGAGGTTAGGCACAGGCCAGGCCTCAGTGAGGTTAGGTGTAGGCACAGCAATGCCTCATTGAAGTTAGGTTTAGACACAGGTGCCACTGAGGTTAGGTTTAAGCACAACAGTCTAATCCGAATGCACAGACTACTGTTGGCCTCCATGTGTATCAACAACATTCTTCGTCGTTAGTTTACTGATaatatttacagtatttcaTGTTCACTCTAGTGCGTtcagagtaaagagagagatggagagagagatgagcatGAGAATGCCCACAAGCCAGGGAGATCAGGTGATATGGAGGTGAGTGAGAACAGAATAATAGAATAAGTGATAGTTAAGACCGAGCATTGACCATCACAACAATCTTGTCTTAATGTTATTTTCAGATTAGATGTTCCTTATATGGCTTCTCGTGTGTATTTCAGATAATACAAtctgagagagattgagagagagagcagacaggcaAACAAAGATGAAGGTGCAGGAGAGGACCTTGGACCTTGCCCAAATCAGCCAAATGTGAAAGTCATACCTAGTCAAACCCTATCAAATAGGACACTTTACTTTCAGGAGAAATGGTTTAAAGATTATACTTGGCTCCATTACAGCCCTTCCATAAAGGGGGTCCTCTGTTTCTATTGTGCTAAATACTTTGCAATGCAAAAGTCTAAGCTTGCTTCAAAAGCAGATTCAACTTTTGTCAGGACTGGCTTTCAAAATTGGAAGAAGGCACTGGAGAAATTTAGTGCTCACAAAGACAGCCAGTGTCACAAATTAGCTGTGATAACTCGGATTCAAGAGCCAAAGCCTGTTAATGTCCAACTTTCACGTGAGCTTGAAAGACAGTAGCAACAAGCAAGGAGAAATCTTATGAAGATTGTTGGGGGTGTGAAGTACTTGGCACGACAAGGTCAGGTTTTTTGAGGTGCTGATAAGGAGAATGGGAATTTCAACCAGCTTCTAAAGTACAAGGCAGAGAGTGATGCAGAGCTGACCACTTGGCTAAAAGGTCACTTAGATTTCACCAGTCCCCAAATGCAAAATGAAATTTTGATGCTGGTGGGCAATACAATCATCAAAGAAATAGTGTCAGAAATAACATCAATGCCAGTGGTGCAGTTTGCACTTATCATAGATGGCACTCAAGATATATCAGGAGTTGAGCAGGAGTCAATATGTTTGCGCTTTGTAGATGCAGATCTACAGCCAAAGGAAGAATTCCTGGGACTCTACGAAGTGTCATCAACCACAGGGAAAAATATAGCCAAGATGGCATGTGATGTGATGATGCGTCtaggtcttcctctctcccaaaTTCGAGGACAAACCTATGATGGTGCTGCAAACATGGCTGGACGATTGCAGGGGGTGCAAGCCATTTTAAGGAATGAACAACCGCTGGCTATGTATTGTCACTGTGGTCCACATCGCGTGAACTTAGTTACGCAGGCTGCCTGTGAAGCCTctcaactagtaagagattcaATGAGTCTGGTACATGAATTGGGGGGGTTCTTTAATCAGTCTCAGGTGATTTTCCAAGAAGTTGCAAAATCAAAGCATGGTTTCACCTCGTTGAAACCTCTCTGTCCCACCAGGTGGACTGTTCGCACCCCTGCTATCCGCTCAGTTCTCAGTCAGTATGAGTCAATAGTGACAGCCCTTGAAGAAATGGCCTCAAGCAACTCATCTGACACTTCAACTAAGGCTAATGGTCTTCATGGAGCATTTATAAAAGGGAACACTGTGCTTGGCCTTGTAATGGCTGAAGACCTGATGGCGGATTTGGAGTGCCTGAACACCTCCCTGCAGCTTAGAAAACAGACCATTTCAGGCATGTTGGAGGCTGTGGAACATGTCAAAAGAAGCATGCAGGACAAGTGAACAGAAGAGCACTTTGATGTCTTACATGCAAGAGCAACTGCTATGGCAACAACTTTGGACCTACAACCTATTCAGATGCCTCATATTCGCAAACCTACAAAGCGTTACATCGGTCAGGCTACTGCCCATATCCATCCGGATGCCCA
Above is a window of Hypomesus transpacificus isolate Combined female chromosome 17, fHypTra1, whole genome shotgun sequence DNA encoding:
- the LOC124479304 gene encoding serine-aspartate repeat-containing protein F, whose amino-acid sequence is MASFKTWLLGLFLALLCTFQTPLAPGVKAQDLPLSSEQGVVADDDDDDDDDDAGDDDSEEDDDEDDDDDDDDDDDDDDDDDDDDDDDDDDDDDDDDDDDDDDDDDDDDDDDDDDDNDDDDNDDDDDDDDDDDDDDDDDDDDDDDDDDDDDDDDDDDDDDDDDDDDDDDDDDDDDDDSHEGADDGAEGDDDNDDDNDDDADGDDDDADGDDDDDDDDDEVADDADGDDDDDDDDDDDDDDDDDDEEVADGDDDDDDKADADADADDDADDDDDDDDDDDDDDDDDDDDDDDDDDDDDDDDDDEDDDDEDHLYQKGSLCSYCEDCEHCDSCDKCPCEEEDESEHCDHCQICNFCYVCPVCQTVCQPGGVLDALTGSIYKTIADVFDADN